The genome window cgtgaccataaacgacagttcacagccttgctgccacggagacaatgttgactcctggcctgtctgagggtgagacacctcgacgtgaccataaacgacagtttacagccttgctgccacagagacaatgttgacacctggcctgtctgagggtgagacacctcgacgtgaccatagacgacagttcacagccttgctgccacagagacaatgttgacacctggcctgtctgagggtgagacacctcgacgtgaccatagacgacagttcacagccttgctgccacagagacaatgttgacacctggcctgtctgagggtgagacacctcgacgtgaccatagacgacagttcacagccttgctgccacggagacaatgttgacacctggcctgtctgaaagtagacatcccGATCCAGGCGCCTGCCACGACCACGTGCCAACATAGTTTGAGTTTCCCGCTACTAAAACGTCTCTCTTTGGTGACCAGCCAATCAAATCGTCGTATCAACAACGGATACTAAAATACGCATGCGCCTATCAATTATTGACGTGTATCCGGTGTTGCTTAGTGCCTCGTAAACAATATGGAACGCTGTGTGTAGAAATCCATAACCAGTAACCTAAAACATGCAATAAAACCGTCAGGGGATTTCGTTTTCTCTTATCGTGGTTTAGATCTAGAAACGACATTTAGTGCTGTGCAGATATGGCTACTGGACATATTGTACCGGGGAGATACCCCATCAGTGACTTAAGGCGGGCCAAATCTGCTCACCCTCTAGGACTAAAAGATTTTGATGCACCCATGGACCAAGGGACGCTGGCTCAGATCCGGCGACAGGCGAGGGACTTATGGTCAATGCCAGACAGGGAGAAGACAACCTATAATTTCTTTCACAATGAGGACCAGCTTCAAGGACATGCACCCCCGTTTTCCAGGCCTACATCCCCGACAAGGAAGAATAAACCTCATCCACCACTGTGAGTACACTATGGGTGCATTGGCCTATTGCGTGGCGAAGATTTCGCTACTAGGCCCGCTGTGATAGTATAACACTACAGGCCAGGCCACCTACTGGTCTGCTTTCATTTTTAGTCTTGTTTCTAGATCTGTGCTGTTTCGCATAAATGACCAAGGCATATAGGTTGTTCCTTGTCCTACATCTCCTTACAGACTTAAAGAAATCTATCAATGACATGTTAGTCCTGGTAGACAAATTTGGCAGCCCCTTTAATAGCTTAACTTGATGGTACCTTTAGCATAACTTGCTGAGGGGACTACTGGGTAAGTTCTAAAGGGACTACCAGGTAAGCTGCTGAGGGGACTACCAGTCAACCTGTACATGGCACCATATGGTCCATTTCTCTGGTTAAACTGGTAACAACATGTTGGTTGTGAAGTCTTCAATGTTGTTCCTCCTTCCTGCTTCAGAGTTTTCCTCTCATGCCGCCTCCACAATGTCCCTGGATATCACAACGCCGACACAACCATCGGGAAGGACACGTACAGAGGTAAGCTATCACCCTGCATAGTCTGTTTTAAAGGTGGACAAGGTTGAGATCTACCGGATCACCACTTGCTTTTacacacagtagaacctctctattatggacacccttgaactcacaagtgctgtccttaatagagaggtgtccactaagggtgGTTACAGTAGTGATTCAGAGCTGAACCTGGGTGTAGAGTGATTACAAAGGAATAACCAGTAACCCCTCTTGGTCTTGAGGACTTGACCTCTCTGCCCTCTCTGTCACATGAAGATCAGGGACTTCAGAGGCAACTGACGCTGATTTCAAGTCTCATCACTGCGTGGCTGACGGCCAGAGACATTGATTTCTGACTTGGATTGATTATTGAATTCCTTCGTCCACCAAGTATGTATTACTGTTGCTAACTGACCATATTATTCAAACTGCCCCGGCTTGGTTTATGGATCAGCAAAAATCAATGTTGAGACTGCGGCAACAAACATTATTAGCTAGGATACAAGGGcaatattatttcaaattacCATCAATAAGATTAAATGATTGTGACATGCCCAATTTTCTGGCCTGGTATTGCATGAGGAAATACCTCTATGCAGACATTTCTTCTGGTATGTTTAAGTTTGTGGTTTTATGTGGAGCACAACCAATAAGTACTAAGTTATGGGCTTTTTGCCATGTTCAAAATGATTATAAGCCCAGTGCTTTAATCAATACCATCATCATGATGTTCAGTTTCATCACCCAGACTTGGGCCTTTGCCACTGCCATACCTCTACTTTCAACATGCCACAGGGGTCAAGGAAACTATGAGGCCTGATAATATAATGTCGACACTGTACATTTGACATACAAGTATCCCATAATGAAAAGAACATACCTCGATTGTAAACAGTCGGTTTCTTGacaagtttgttttctttctttaatAGGTTTAGGCATTGTGTTTAGAAAAAATATTAAACCGCTATAGAAAGTTTAAGAATACCTGAGGATATTTTAATCCTATTTTTATCTAAACCGGTTAATCGTGAGATTGCAGTAAATACGCATTAAAATATCTTAAAGATTTAATAACCTTGTTAAAAAAAAGCCACAGCCAGAATGTTGACAACCAGTCAACCTGCTCATAGAGAGGTATCAAGATTGCTTGCTAAATTAAGCAGCTAGAGGTAATTTCTTTTCCActggtttttaaaaatgtttgccagagagaaaaaaatagaaaattccAAAGACTCTGTATGAGGTTTTTTCAAAGATATTTCTTATGGAGGGTACTAAGAGACCATCGATGAGTTCTCATGAATTATACTCCACAATTTTGCTTCCCTTTTATCACCCAGACATTGATAACGGTGAGTCTTGAGGTGTGTGACACTCCCACTATTTTCAAGGGTGCAGCTTCACTTTCATCACACATTGTTTAAAGtgttgtcatcaacatcatttatTTGAGATCACTGACCAcacttgacatgtttgaaaatgttgtATTAAATGTTTGGCAGCTTTGAAATTTGACTAcaatttcatttaaaaaaactcCATGGCTGTTTGGAATGCTTCCAGTAAGGAATTAAGCCCTAGCAGGCAATCCTTGGCTGACTATTAAGACTGATTGGCTGCATCAGAATTCCCATTCAAAGTACTGTTCGCTGAGCTTCCTGCTGTAGTACCTTGTATTTGTATTGTTTAAGACACCCTGAGACTTTTCTCAAAGCCATCTTCTCAAGATTACAAGTAAGACCTTTTTCATGATTAAACCGACATGTTAGAGTGAGTAGCCTTGAAAATTCAGAAGTTATCGGCATTTATCAGACCTGATTTCTTATTCTCGTTCTTTTCCAGTCGATGGGAGTGTCCCCGCCTATGAACAAGACAGACGGGACTCCTTGAGAAGGAAGTACGCCCCCCGCCCTCACACAGCTGCCATCATGCCTTTCAAGAGCGTCGATGATGAAGTCGAACCAGAAGATTCTGAAGGATGGCAAAAACTGGCTGGTGAAACTGGTGAGGGCAAATTCAAACATTTATTGCTATAAATTGATGTGATTTTGAGAATTGTCAGACTCTCTGTCAGACTTGCTTGTTCTGGAACGAGGGCCAACTCCTATCTCTTCACTGCCAAGTTTGTTCAAAAACGAAGAGGTACTTAGGCaatttttggaaaattgaaaTCTTTTTAGAATAGGCAAATACTTCAACTTTGACAAAACTCACGATTTCATTGCAGATAAAATAGAATTCCTACGAACAGTAAACACTGAGCCAGGCATAAGACGGCCACCATCAAATACTCGACCACCAGCACTCAGGGGATACCTCAAGAAAGCAGGATATACAGGTAAGGCAAGAAATATGACACTGCAGCGGCAACACAAATAGTCTTCATTCATTCTTGGTTCTGCAGACCAATATTGAGAGGACCGATGTGACATCGGTTGACAAATGTAGAACAGAGTTCTCTCAAAACTTCAGAATTGAATTGACCACTTGCTTAAAAGAAGAGAAGTTCCTCATTAACCCTAATTGTTTGTATCTTAAAACCGTTTCCAGAGGCCAAAGAATGGATACGCTACCAAGAACCAGAAAATGCAGCAGCCCATCGTCTTACGCCAACACAGAGTCTCGATTTCGATCTACCAAAACGACGACCAATCTATCAACCGGTGACAAGGCGAGGTGACTACCTAGTACACCCATGCTGGCCGCCGACGCTCAAACATCACCGGTTGCCTTGCCTATGTTGAGGGGACCTCGAGACTGCGGGAATGAGGAGTTGGGCAACAACTGAGGACGCTGTTATGATTGTTTGCTCTATAGTCACCCATTGTGTGATAGGAGATGAGGGTCAATGAGAAAGACCTGCATGGCCTGATGTTATACTCTGACTTTGGATCAAGTTTAGATGTAGGCAGTGGTCCTCACAGTACCACTCGTTTGTTGAAAGTGTAATACTCAAAACTATCTGGGTCGACCTTAACTACATGCATATGGATGGAAAACAATCCCCTACCTGACTGGTATTAACTCAACACTCGGACAGTTCCCTGTTCCCATCTGATTTGGTAACATGTCTTTTGAAGGGGTCGAGACAGCAGTGGGATACATGATATAACATGAGCAATATTGGACTGTAGACGGTCACCAAACTGGTCCCGTACAATTTCGGTCGCCCTTTTGTCGGGGCGTTCTGTTGTTACGTgtcattgtgtacatgtacctcatatACCTATGCAAAATGCCTGGCCAAAGCTTTGTTGAGTCAGTTTCAAATATCCAGCCGGCCTCATTGTGTAGGTAGGGCCTAGCGTGTTGATACAAAGGCCTACACTCGCTGAACGATTTTGAAATAGCCACATGAAGGTGAAATGCACGCCTTGATAAAATGTTGCATATTTTATTGGTATGACCACTACTTGCCAATTAGATGCAGATAGATTGACTTCCAGAATGCCATAGATGACTACAACATTTCTTTACTTTGTCAGATTTTAGTTGAATCACTGAAGCTCAAGATTTTGGAGTTTTACTTTATTTATAAGATGTTGAATTTCTGTGCTTGACTGGAGTTGTTTATGAAGACTTGGACATCACACTGTGACTTCAAGTCTCAGTTCATTCAAGCTAATTCTTGTAGCTATCAAATCTAATAACATAGTTTCAAACAACTACAGTCAAATATGCCTAACGCGGTTTGGGGAACAACATTTTTGTTTGTTGTATCCAGTTTGGTTATAAACAATCAATAACAATGGGTTGCAGTTAATTAGGGATATACCAGAGTTAATATCGTAGGCTGAAATAACAAAATCCATTGTATTTGACTGTTCTGTATGAACATACAGATTTGGGGCCTTTTTGTGAACTATtagtacatgtaggccctaaaTCAGTTCTGATGTCCTCCCAACATACCATGGAAACACACAATGGAAATACGCACTATGACGGTACATTGGCATTTCCTCAAGTATACATATCTTTGTACAATCATCATGTAATCATTTTATTTTGTATATCTTGTAAATATAAATGTAGCAAATAAAGAGAAACTAGTCAAGAATCCAGTCTTCCAACAATTTTTTCCTGTGAGTAAGTTAGGTAGTGAACATAAAAGCTCATCCACATGGCAAAGAAAGATTTGAAAGACTCTACCACCAGATCCAGCAGTCAAAGGTGTCGTCTAGCCACCAGACATGATGCTATCTTAATTCTGAGGACATCAGTGCCACAGgcttacagggtgtcccaataatCTCCATTTCTCATAATCTGCCTGCTGCTAGGACCTGTAAGGTAGAGTTTACATGATAGAAGTCGTGTCATGGGTCACACCTCGGGAGTCACGTTACTGTTTGAACAATACAACACTTTGACACCCATGTTGACTTCACTACAGAAATAACTTGTCCTTGGTTCACATGCGACCCGGGCCAGTCATGAAATTAACTTAACTGCCACTGTGAGCCCTCAACCTGAAAGACAGACTTGAAAGCTTGCACAGCAACAGTCATGCATGTCAATTAAACTGCATTTCTGGCTTGTCATGTAATAAATGTGTTTTCACAGTCAGCTGTGTCAGAGGGCAGATCAATGATTTGTTGTGCCCGACTGAATCAAATACTTTCACGGTCCTTTatgcttgctttcttttgtctgttccTCCAATATGGTAGGTGATGACTTCTAGTAAAACTAATCTATAGTACGGCCAATTGACAAAGAAATGTCCCTTTCTACCTGATTCAGCCAGAAAAGTAGTAAGGCCCGTTCTGCATGTTACTTCCCGAGTCTTCTGGATTGACAAATGCATTCAGAAAACACCTGGTAAACTTCATGAAGAGAAAATGGGAACAACTTATTATAAAAACGAAAAGGATTTATTTCTCCCTAAACAACTATCACACTGTCATATTGATATTCAAATCATCCAAATAGACACGTCTGGATTACTACACTTCACCGTGGACAAACCAGTCACAAGCAGACACTGCTATTCAGACAAGGAGGAACAGTCCAATGGACACATTCTTCACAATTTAGGGTGGGCAAGTGCATATTTTGATGCTGCCAGTTCATCTATTATGATGGACTTCACCCAGTATGTATAGCACTGTACGCTTGTTATCGTTAGAGCCTAATACAGGCATACACTCCACTTACAACACATACTGTGCTCAATTCATAAAGGGTTATTATGAGCTTTCATTTTTATTAAGAATTTGAGATGTTCTCTGACCTGTTACTAACAAGTTCAACAAATTCTGCAAGAAATAGAATGAACTATTTCAAGGGAATATGCACACTATTATCCATACGTTTCAGACTTTTGAACAGTTGAAAGAAATGACTTGGGCAAGGTGACATAAATTGGTGCAGAGTCCTTAGCTCACGTGGGCCACGAAATCCTCCTAAggtgtaaatatgtttttctcAATAGTTCTTTCATATTTACACAACATATTCCATTATCTTTTAACATTCTTTATCGAGTTGGTTTCCACGGGAGAAATACTTCACTAAATTTTTTTGGTgctgaaaaagacaaaatacaCCGTAAGATTTCAAAACATCAATATAATTGACTGATTAAAGTAAAGTTGTGATGTGTTGGGGTTTCATTAGCTTGGCCGGGGACTTCACCAAAtaatatcattgaaaaatcatcaaactgaaaaaaacaGTTCAAAATGTCTCGGTAACCACAGGCCCACCTGTAATTCACAAGTCGTGTCCGAAACCTCCCTGCAACATCattattagagatcagcatGAGTGTGATGCTCCATGTGGTGATGTGTGATGTTCCCCTCCTGGCTAGCTAAATCACACGCCTAACCTGTCCGCTTTACAGGTATTCTAGAGTTGAAACTAATACTATTGTGAATCATTCTACATAAAGAATCTTTAAGACTCTCCAAAACCGAAGGGTACGACCTGCAGAAATATCAATGCAGAGGCACCATCAGATAGTGAAAGAGCTTTATggataatagataatgttcacTTACGAGGTTCATCAAAATCCTCTGGATGACGTGCAATATAATCATAAAGAATGATCTCCTTTTCCTTTATCTTCTGATCCCGGTATTTATCCATTTGTGTCCCGATTAAGTAACCAACTGCTCCATAGGCGGCGTATTTATGGACCCCTGAAGTTGAAAAAATTGTTTTACACACCAACATCGTTATCACTATCGCGCCAGTTACTAGGGTCTGTCACTCTGTGTCCCAACTTTGCAGCATGGACCTTTTctaagaagtttgtttgggcgctgaccaatcatgtgtttcacctggaacaaggGGTCACAGTGGCTTAGGGCATCGCCTGAAATCGGACGTGTTCGAAGTGTGCactgtgcgcatttgatttgttatcATGGCTCTGGATGGTTAATAGTCTaagtcttcttcgaaaaggcctagTTTTCACTCTATATTTTCTTACCAACATATAAAGGGCGCTTAAACAACATGTTTGAGCAAAACTGGACACCCAGTCCACAAACTGTCATCCAAATATCGTACGGTACACTCATTTTGAGGTTGAAAACGGCAATAAATCAAGGCTTTCTTGCAGAAAGGACAAAATGACCGGAAGCCAAGGGCACAAGGTGAAGGTCGTTTCGGCATAGTCTCGCTCACTGACATTACTGACAAAATTGAGAGCAGTCCAATTTGCAGTACATATTTTCAAAACCATTTTTTGGTTGAGCAGGAGTATTTTAGAAATTGGAGCAATGTTTGTGATCTTGGGTAACTCACTTTACTTTTTAATTGGTAGGGCTTACACAATAATGAACGTACAATCTATTTCACTGTCAAATGATGAGTTTGAGAAGCTCTAGCTGGCCTGCCAATGGTTCACGTCACCAAGGAAACCTCCGTGATGTGAGATGTCACATGGTATAATCTTTATGTAAGCAGGTAGTTTTACTCCCTGATTTGAGGTGGAGGGAGACCGGAGCGGAACCATCTCACAGATTACATAGGCTTCCCACCTTGATGGTTTACTTTCCAACTTTCATGGACACATTAGTCATTGCCTCGGGTCCCACACCAAGGAAAGTTTCCTTGTGTAAGTGGGAAATACTCAAACCATAAACTCATTTTTCGTAGAAAACTTTATTAGAAATAGCACCAATATGGTAATCAATGGTAATTGTAGATGCCTATACAAAATAGCATAACAATTATAATGAACAAAGCAAAGGCAGCATTCTGCTTGTAACAAAACTATT of Lineus longissimus chromosome 9, tnLinLong1.2, whole genome shotgun sequence contains these proteins:
- the LOC135493377 gene encoding uncharacterized protein LOC135493377, whose amino-acid sequence is MATGHIVPGRYPISDLRRAKSAHPLGLKDFDAPMDQGTLAQIRRQARDLWSMPDREKTTYNFFHNEDQLQGHAPPFSRPTSPTRKNKPHPPLVFLSCRLHNVPGYHNADTTIGKDTYRVDGSVPAYEQDRRDSLRRKYAPRPHTAAIMPFKSVDDEVEPEDSEGWQKLAGETDKIEFLRTVNTEPGIRRPPSNTRPPALRGYLKKAGYTEAKEWIRYQEPENAAAHRLTPTQSLDFDLPKRRPIYQPVTRRGDYLVHPCWPPTLKHHRLPCLC